GGCGGCCGCCGGGTCCGACACCCAGCTGCAGCTGGTCAAGGCGTTCGCGGGCCGGGCGAGCACCGCCGCCCAGCTCGACGCGGTGGCGGCCCTGCTCGACGGCTCGCGGACCCTGGAAGGGCTGAGCATCGACACTGACCTGCGGTGGGAGCTGCTGACATCGCTCGTCACGGGCGCTCGTGCGGGACGCGCCGAGATCGACGCCCAGCTCGCGGCCGACCCGACCGCCACCGGGCAGCGCGCCGCCGCCGCCGCCCGCGCGGCGATCCCCACGCCCGAGGCCAAGGCGGCCGCCTGGGCGGCCGTGGTCGAGGGCGACGAGCTGCCCAACGCGGTGCAGACGGCCACGATCAACGGGTTCGGGCGGGTGCACAACCTGGGCCTGCTGCTCCCCTACGTCCAGCCGTACTTCGCGGCGATCGAGGGCGTCTGGGAGTCGCGCACCAACGAGATGGCGCAGAACGTCGTCGTCGGGCTCTACCCCACCGACCTGGCCGGCGACCCGCGCGTCGACGTGCTGGCCACCACGGACACGTGGCTCGCCGAGCACCCGGACGTCCCCGCAGCGCTCCGCCGGCTCGTGGTCGAGGCCCGGGACGGCGTGCGCCGCGCGCTCGCGGCCCAGGCGGCGGACCGCAGCAGGGCCTGACGTGGGGCCCGGCGCCGCCTGACGCGGCGCCGGGCCGCCTCCACGGGCCGATGCGGACGTGGCGGCAGTGTGACGCGGGAGGGCGGTCGGCGCCTCAGTCCTCGTCGGCGCCCGGGTGAAGAGCCCGGTTGAGGGCTGTGACCAGCGAGCGCAGCCGGGCATGGTCGAAGAGGTCCTCGACGAAGACGAGCTGGCCGGCGCCGTCCGCGAGCGGGACTTTCCAGTTCGGGTACTCGCGGTCCGTGCCGGGCTGGTTCTGGGTGCGGCGCTCGCCGACGGCGTCCGCCAGCGACACCCCGATCAGCACCGCGGGCGTCTGGGCGATGAGCTGGTGCAGCGCCTCGACGACCTCGCGCTCCGACGGGTCGGAGTCCACCAGGTCGCGCTCGCGCAAGGTCGCGAGCATCGCCTCGCGCTCGGCACGGGAGGCCTGGCGCACCACGGCCACCGGCTCGTCGAGCAGGCCGAGCCGGTCGCGCAGGGCGACGTGCTCGTCCGCCAGGTACCCGGCGGTCGGGGGCAGGTCGTGCGTGGTCACGGTGGCGAGGGCCAGGCGACGGTAGTGCTCCGGGGCGAGCGGCTTGTCGTCGTGCCCCTTCTCGAACCACAGGATCGACGTGCCGAGCACGCCGCGCTCGGTCAGGTAGTCGCGCACCCACGGCTCGAACACGCCCAGGTCCTCGCCGATCACCACCGCGCCCGCGCGATGCGCCTCGAGCGCCAGGATGCCGATCAGCGCCTCGTGGTCGTAACGGACGTACGCGCCCTGGGACGGCTCGGCTCCCGCGGGGATCCACCACAGCCGGAACAGCCCGATGATGTGGTCGATGCGGATGGCGCCCGCGTGCCGCAGCACGGAGCGCAGCATGTCCCGGTAGGGCCGGTAGGCCGCCCGGGCCAGTCCCTCGGGCAGCCACGGGGGCTGCGACCAGTTCTGGCCCTTCTGGTTGTACATGTCGGGTGGCGCCCCGACGGTGGCCCCCTGCGCGAGCACCGAGGCGAGCGCCCAGGCGTCGGCGCCGTCGGCGTGGGCCCCCACGGCCAGGTCGTGCATGATCCCGACCGTCATGCCGCCCTCGAGCGCCGCCCGCTGGGCCGCGCCGAGCTGCTGGTCGGCGACCCACTGCAGCCAGACGTAGAAGTCGACACGGTCCTGGAGCTCGACGCGCGCCTGGGCCACCAGCTCGGACGAGGCGTCCCGCGCGGCCGGGGGCCACTCGCGTCCCGCGTAGCGCTCGGCGAGGGCGCACCACAGCGCGAAGTCCTCGAGCCCTTGCCCCTCGAGCTCGCGGTACTCGTCCAGCTCGGCCTGCCGGGCGGCCGAGCGTGGCGCCGCGTAGACCACCTCGAGGGCGGACTTCTTGGCGGTCCACGCGGTGTCGCGGTCGATGGGCCCGGGGTCGGCGCCCAAGGCCAGGGCGGGCTCGGCGGCCCACTCGACGAGGGCGCGGTCCGCGGCGGAGAGGTACGCCGTCTCGCGGACGTCCTCGACGCGGATGTAGAGCGGGTTGACGAACCGCCGGGTCGAGGGCAGGTACGGCGAGGGCGTCATCGGCTCGACCGGCTCGGCCGCGTGCAGCGGGTTCACCAGCAGGAAGTCGGCTCCGCAGGTGCGGGCCGAGAGCCAGGCGAGGTCGCCCAGGTCGGCCAGGTCCCCGATGCCCCACGACGCGCGCGACCGCACCGAGTACAGCTGTGCCATGAACCCCCACGCGCGCCCATCGCGCAACGGCTCCGGCAGCTCGAGACGGCCGGGGGTGACGACCACCGCGCACCGAGCGTCGGCGCTCGGGCCGCTCGCGTGCAGCTCGTGCCAGCCCAGGGGCAGGTCGGTGGGCAGGGTGAACGTCGCGCGCCCGATCAAGGTGCCGTCGACGGTGCGCGGCGGCACGGGCACGTCGGCCTGCGTGACCTCCAGGCGGCCGCCGCCGGACTCCGGGTCCAGCTCGAGCCAGGCCTCGACGGGGTCGCCGTGCCTCACGTGCACCGGCACGTGGGTGTGGCGGCCCTGCCGCAGCACCACCACGGGCGGGAGCGTCCGACGCCAGGGCATGTCCTCGACGTGGGCGATCGCGAGCGCGATCCGCTCGGGTGACGACGCGTCCACGCCCAGGGATCCCAGCACCGCGACGAGCGTGGCGGCGGAGACCTGGTGCAGCGTCCCGTCGAAGCCCCAGTAGTCGGGCACGACCCCGTAGGCGGCGCCGAGGCGCAGCAGCGACTCGTCTGGGGCCTCGGTCGCATCGGTCACGCGTCGATCCTGCCAGAGCATCACGATTCTGCACGTGAGCAGGGCGGGAACATTCCCGGATGATTCTGGCGAGGCGGCCTGCGCGGCTTCCCGGGAGCCACGACGCCACGCGGGGCGCCCGCCCTCGGCGCATGGCCCGGGACGCGGGCCCGCCAGCGCCGAGTCGTAGGCTCCCGTCATGAAGCCCGCGCACGCCACGTCTGCCCCCTCGAGCCTCGCCTACCCCCCAGCCCGCCGCGAGGACCGCGTGGAGGACCTGCACGGCCGCCGTGTCGCCGACCCGTACCGCTGGCTCGAGGACCCCGACGCCGCGGAGACCTCCGCCTGGTCGGCTGCGCAGGACGAGCTGTATGCCGCCTACCGCGAGCGCGTCACGGCACAAGCGGGCAGTTCGCCGGTGTGGTCGTCCGACGCGCTCGCCGGGCGGCTCCAGGAGCTGCTGGGCGCGGGCTTCGTGGGCGCCCCCGCCTGGCGCGGCGACCGTCGCTTCTTCATGCGGCGCGAGGGCGCCCAGGAGCACGCCGTGGTGGTGGTCGCCGAGCCAGACCCGTCGGCGCCAGGGCGGGAGCGCGAGCGGGTGCTGATCGACCCCGTCGCGCTGGACCCCGCCGGGACCACCACGCTCGACGCGTGGCAGCCCAGCAAGGAGGGCGACCTGATGGCGTTCCAGGTCTCGTCTGGGGGCACCGAGGAGAGCGTGCTGCGCATCCTCGACGTCGCGACGGGCGAGATCGTGGACGGCCCGATCGACCGCGCGCGCTACTCCCCCGTGGCCTGGGTCCCGGGCGGCGAGCACCTGTTCTACGTGCGCCGGCTGCCCGCCGAGCAGGTGCCGGAGGACGAGCGGCAGTACCACCGCAGGGTCTGGCTGCACCGCGTTGGCGCCGACCCCAGCGAGGACGTGGAGGTCTTCGGCGGCGGGCTCGACATGACCAACTACTACGGGGTCACGCTCACCCGCGACGGGCGCTGGCTCATCATCTCGGCGTCGGCCGGCACCGCGCCGCGCACCGACGTGTGGATCGCCGACCTCGCCGCCGACGGCCGCGACCCCCGCGGCGCCGAGGCGCTCGCCGACCCGCGCCTGGTCGAGGTGGCCGTGGGCCTCGACGCGGACACCCACGCCTGGGTCGGCCGGGACGGCCGCCTGTACCTCCACACCGACCTCGACGCGCCGCGCGGCCGTCTCGCGGTGGCCGACCCGTCGTGCCCCGGGGTCCCGCACTGGCGCACGCTGGTCGCCGAGGACCCGGTCGCGGTGCTCGAGGGCGTGGCGCTCGTGGACGCGGGCGACGCGGCGGGGCCCGACGGGACGCGGCCCGAGCAGCTGCTCGTCAGCCGGCGGCGGCACACCGTCAGCGAGGTGACCGTGCACGACCCGCACACCGGCGCCCAGCTCGACGGCCCGGCCGGGGTCGTCCCCCTGCCCGGGCTCGGGTCGGTGAACGGCCTGGTCACCCGCCCCGAGGGCGGCCGCGAGGTCTGGTACTCCTACACGGACCACACCACCGTCCCCACCATCCACCTGCTCGACACGGCCACTGGCGCCCAGTCGGTGTGGGCCGCCCCGCCTGGACCCGTCGTGGAGGCGCCCGCCGTGCGGGTCCACCAGCTCGAGGCCACCAGCAAGGACGGCACGACCGTCCGCGCGATGGTCGTCGCCCGGGCCGACGCGCTCGACGCCGACGGCCGTCCCACCGCG
The sequence above is a segment of the Cellulomonas chengniuliangii genome. Coding sequences within it:
- the malQ gene encoding 4-alpha-glucanotransferase; its protein translation is MLWQDRRVTDATEAPDESLLRLGAAYGVVPDYWGFDGTLHQVSAATLVAVLGSLGVDASSPERIALAIAHVEDMPWRRTLPPVVVLRQGRHTHVPVHVRHGDPVEAWLELDPESGGGRLEVTQADVPVPPRTVDGTLIGRATFTLPTDLPLGWHELHASGPSADARCAVVVTPGRLELPEPLRDGRAWGFMAQLYSVRSRASWGIGDLADLGDLAWLSARTCGADFLLVNPLHAAEPVEPMTPSPYLPSTRRFVNPLYIRVEDVRETAYLSAADRALVEWAAEPALALGADPGPIDRDTAWTAKKSALEVVYAAPRSAARQAELDEYRELEGQGLEDFALWCALAERYAGREWPPAARDASSELVAQARVELQDRVDFYVWLQWVADQQLGAAQRAALEGGMTVGIMHDLAVGAHADGADAWALASVLAQGATVGAPPDMYNQKGQNWSQPPWLPEGLARAAYRPYRDMLRSVLRHAGAIRIDHIIGLFRLWWIPAGAEPSQGAYVRYDHEALIGILALEAHRAGAVVIGEDLGVFEPWVRDYLTERGVLGTSILWFEKGHDDKPLAPEHYRRLALATVTTHDLPPTAGYLADEHVALRDRLGLLDEPVAVVRQASRAEREAMLATLRERDLVDSDPSEREVVEALHQLIAQTPAVLIGVSLADAVGERRTQNQPGTDREYPNWKVPLADGAGQLVFVEDLFDHARLRSLVTALNRALHPGADED
- a CDS encoding prolyl oligopeptidase family serine peptidase, which gives rise to MKPAHATSAPSSLAYPPARREDRVEDLHGRRVADPYRWLEDPDAAETSAWSAAQDELYAAYRERVTAQAGSSPVWSSDALAGRLQELLGAGFVGAPAWRGDRRFFMRREGAQEHAVVVVAEPDPSAPGRERERVLIDPVALDPAGTTTLDAWQPSKEGDLMAFQVSSGGTEESVLRILDVATGEIVDGPIDRARYSPVAWVPGGEHLFYVRRLPAEQVPEDERQYHRRVWLHRVGADPSEDVEVFGGGLDMTNYYGVTLTRDGRWLIISASAGTAPRTDVWIADLAADGRDPRGAEALADPRLVEVAVGLDADTHAWVGRDGRLYLHTDLDAPRGRLAVADPSCPGVPHWRTLVAEDPVAVLEGVALVDAGDAAGPDGTRPEQLLVSRRRHTVSEVTVHDPHTGAQLDGPAGVVPLPGLGSVNGLVTRPEGGREVWYSYTDHTTVPTIHLLDTATGAQSVWAAPPGPVVEAPAVRVHQLEATSKDGTTVRAMVVARADALDADGRPTAERPTILYGYGGFQISLDPAYSATTLAWVEAGGVYVVAQLRGGGEEGEEWHRAGRRGAKQNVFDDFHAIAERLVADGWTTPRQLACWGGSNGGLLVGAALTQRPDLFGAVVCSAPLLDMVRYQRFGLGTSWTDEYGDADVPRELDWLLGYSPYHRVADGVEYPATLFTVFEGDTRVDPLHARKLAAALQAATSGDPHERPVLVRRETGVGHGGRALSRTVALTVEQLQFVADHTGLAPAGTPQEAGSAGDAGHAGDQVVA